One Coffea eugenioides isolate CCC68of chromosome 2, Ceug_1.0, whole genome shotgun sequence genomic window, GGCTTGTAAATCAAAGCCCTGCTGTTACTTGTAATGCACAATTTACCTCTTGGCTCATTTTGGTGAACATTATCTGTTGTTAGGCTCTCCAGCCAGGTCCATAATCTTGCGCCTCTGTCTCAGCTTTAGATATATCTTGTGCCGAAAGATTCTATATATCTACAGGAAAAAATAGGTGGAGTCATTCTTCCGTCCGGTTCAATGATTAACCTAAATATTTAAGTTGAATTGGTCAAACCCAATCAAGAACCGGTTGAACAGGTAAAAATCCGGAGGTTGAACTGAATTtcactatttttttattttttgaaacaatATTTctgttttattcaaaaactttaatgagtaaaaaaaaattattaaactttTGAACCGAGATTGAACTGTGAATCGCTCTACGGTCCTGGTTCAAAAACATTGCcaaaaagaaggaagagaaggcaagtgtagatttttttttttttttttgtaggtttCTTTTGAAAGGAGAATTTGGTTCCTCTTTTAAAATACCTTAATAGCTTAAAACATCACTACTTTCGCCAGTTGTGTTTAAATCCATCTTATAACAAATTATTTAAGCTGCTAATTATCAACTATATGATGTATTGGCTGTTGTTAGGAATCAAGGTCAACTTAATAGCTTAAAACGTGCAATTCTTTTATGTATCACCAAGATACATCCATCAAGATACTTTGTAACCGCTATCCAGGGTGGAGCTGTGTAGAGTTGAGGGTCGGCAACTAACGTTTCCCACTTTTGAAAGATGCCTtgatatctatatctatataaatttgagaagggatttttagcaACAAACCTTCACAAACCTTCCCAACTCCAACTAACACTCCCACGTTTCCTTCAAACAAGAAGTTAACTCCCACTAACACTCCTTACACACCTTACTCCAACTAACACTCCTCACCCACCTTCCCACTACAATAAACATTTTCGCAGATCATCTCCATGAAGTCAAGGTATactggtttcaaaatatatatgtaattctGGCAGATTTTAAATATCGGCTTGCACCACATCTGTACCAATTATCATTTGGAAACGATACAAATATAGTGAATATTTTAGATGATTGTGGAACCATACCCCGTTTCAAGTTTAATCTGGTCAAACTAAGAGATACAGAACAACACATGGACAATGATTTGCAATTGATAGGTATTTCATTCTTAATTAACCATACTTATATTTAAGTTGTATATTTGAACTGGTATTACTTATACTTTTTGATCTTTTGCCGATGTAATTGGTTTAGTTGTATCTGTTGGTTCAACACTATCAAACATCTatcaatgataaaactaagtgTGACATACTTTTACTTGACAAAAGGTTAGTTAATAGATTCAATatctttaaaatattttatattctgcaaattttgatttataCTTACCAAAATTCTCTAAATGAAGTTTGACAGTAGTTCGGTTGACTTTATGTGATAAATTTGCAACTGATGATAGTGAACACTTGCCTCAAACTGTTACAAAAAACAATGTTTTGCTAGCCTATGGTATTTGTGTGAGAAATTATAAAGGTAATTcaatttattttcactttattttatttaatttttatagtttatCAATAATATGCACATTGTGCAGGACCATCACTTTATACTATTCGAGCAAGCAAATTGTATGTCAATTACTACTTGGATTTAGCTCAATACCTACATAGTtggtaagttttacaaataccaaaatattaaattattaataatatttcaTACCCTTACGAATATGTATTTGAAAAATGTGCAGGTTTGAGAATGATAAATGTGCTCAGAAATTAGTGACGTGGTTGCGGTCATGCAATTTTACAATGTCCCAAGCATTGTTGATATCAAATGCTAAGAGAATATCGATATCCGAATATGCAGTTCTACCTACGGTACAATTCCTCTCAATTAATTAAGTAATGAACAAGTATCTACATGTAGTTTCGAATTAATAATTGTAATTTATACATTCTTTGGATGGTTATAGGTTAAATATTTTCGGATACTTCCTTACATTCAAAGTATCAACATAGATAATATGTTCCATGAGTTATGCAAAAATTGTGGACAACCATGTCAATCTCATTTTGCAAAAATGGTGTGTATCCATTGTAATGATGTAGTCGACATTATTGTTAGgcaattatttttatatattttgaattttaatataattttttgcATGATACATCACAATTTCTTTTTAACAGATACAATGTTAACATAGAAGTTAGAGATTCCAGTGGTAACCTATACCTCACTCTTCAAGACAAGCATGCACGATTCATGTTTCGTTGTAATGCTTCTTATCTTAGAAATTTAAAAACAAAGGTATAcattatttatatgtatatatttttatataatattatttacaaactgtctaaaacaaaatataattttaaattatgTATGCTTTTAATTGTTAGGAAAATAGAGGTGCATTGTTCGACTAACACATTAATTCATGAAAAAATCGTGCATTCTCATTTATAgtacaaacttcacaaaaatcaacagaattaattaaaccGCCAATACTGGCGTTCGTACTTAGAGGTGATTGGTGTGAAGAATGTTCACACCTTTGTAgaagattatcaaatcaaaggcaaaatgtttgtaagtatttcatttacttatcaAATTAAATATTCAATTATATTTAATTGGACCCTTATGTCGCTCAATTTATGATATagacttctattttttttcaggatCCAACATTCATCAAAGTGATAGTTTATAAATAATGGAGATGTTTTATCATATATTGAACTATTGTtacaaagtttcatttttttaaatatacttTCATGTGCCCGTGATTAtaatattttactatttttaaatTCCTCCatagattgtaatttttttcaaaaatataatcTACTGTGCGTAGCACGGGTATTTATACTAGTAGTGTAAAATTTCATTAGGTTTCACTACTTGCTCCTTAAAATAAAAGGAATGGGGTACAGATACGTAAAGCTAAACTATGATAGCCCACTAGCGCTTATTAAGGGAAAGCCGGAAAGACAATGTAGGAACCATATATGTATCTCTTCAGATGAATTTGTTCCTAATTTTTAgagaaaaaattataaaacaattaaacaataagTACCTATGATGCATGAATTCCTTTTTGGTTTTTAggaaaaaattaagaaataactAAATAATGGAAATAGgaaacaaaagaatcatgaaTTCCTTTCTAATTtataggaaaaaaattaaaaagcaaCGAAATTGATTTTAAACCTATCGAAACgtatctcaaaattttaaaacaattgaCTTTAGTTAAAGTGTTAAGAAATACATAAATCACAATTTGTTAAAACATCTTCGATCACGTCTCTAGAAGAAGAATGGGCCACAAGTATGTATTTTTTCCTGAAAAGTTTTTTCCACGACGTCATACGGGTTAGTAAACATGAGTACTCATCTCGAGAACAATTATGAATGTTATGTATTTATGTggaaataattttattattttatattagAATTAAATAAATATTGCACTTAATGATAGAacatttttaaaacaaaaaattactcCGCAAACTTTGGGCCTCGGTTCAGGGTCCCAACTCCGCCACCTGCTTGTATTTGCACCAATAACAACAAATTGAAGTTACGTTTATGCTAACTCTTCATTTCCTTGTACATCCTAAGATGTATCATATCATCTGTAATTAATtccctatcccttatttttcgGTTAACCAAATCTGTTGCGTATGGAgcatttattatatatattctATACATCGTCGATCTCGCTAATCCAATCCAAAATCTTTCCAGTTTTCAGACAggtcaagaaagaaagaggtaAGAGGAGAGAGGGAGGCCAAGAATGAGGAAGACGACGTTAAGCTTCCTACTGGTGGTTTTCGCAATCGTCATGACGGCCATGGCCCCACCGGTTCATGGGCAGATAAACCCTGATGATCAAAGTCCCAAAGCCGTGGAACGTTGGTTCAAGAAGCTTGGGCatgcaaaacaagaaaagttaaCTAAGCTCCATTTCTATTTCCACGACATTCTTTCTGGGAATAAGCCCACAGCTGTGCAGGTGGCTCAGGCCAACATTACTTCTAAATCACCCACGTTGTTCGGCATTGTCAATGTAATGGATGATCCATTGACGGTGGGACCAGAACCCGATTCGAGAATCATCGGTTTTGCTCAAGGGTTGTATGCTTCAGCCTCGCAGGAGGACGTGGGGTTGCTCATGACCCTTAATTTTGTTTTCACCGATGGCAAGTATAATGGTAGCACTCTCAGTATTCTGGGACGCAATCCTGTGTTTCACAAGTACCGAGAACTGCCGATACTCGGTGGTTCTGGCGTTTTCCGGCTGGCACGAGGGATCGCCACTGCAAAGACGCATACATTTAACGCTACAACAGGAGATGCCATTGTTGAGTACCATGTCATTGTTATGCATTATTGATCCCGATACGTACGTACGTGGTTTTATGTATTTGGTTTCTGACATTTTGTTTCCTCTAAACTATGGAGGTAAAATTTGTGGAGATACTTGCTGATGTTTGCCgagttttcttccatcttttcttttttaattcattATACTCTTCGCTAGTAATGAAAAAAAGCAAGAAATTTCAATTTGTTTTTTGGTTACGACTGCACTTACATTTACAGTTCTGTTCATAAATTAAATTAGTATGCCCGACTAAAATTTACTCGAACAACAACACAGCTAGATGAACGTCAAATTGCGCAAAAATTGCTGTGTACCGGCCCAAGCCCAAACCCAGAATAGAAGCCTCTGCCGAACGGGGCTTTACAACTACTTTAACCCGGACCCTCTGTTAAAATTTTTGGCTATATATGAGGAATACTAGAATTAAAAATGACCCTTTCACGATAGGGTCTTGAAGATGCAATTATTAGATGAAAGGGCCAAAATTAACGAAATATCCGGACAGTATAACTCCTCTATgtctttgcttttttttttcttctcaataaaattttttcacGCAAAATATAGATTTACAACTTAATTTAGTTCAAAGAAGGAAAATCGGGGCATTCTAGTTGGCATATCATTTCTCAGACTCAAAGCTAGCTGGCTCTTATGTTTAATGCTATAACGTTCACTTACGCCCTCTGAAGAGGTGATTCCTGGCTTGGAGAGCTGCACCGGGCAACTAGGATACCTTCCTAGGTAAGATGCAGTCGCTTGGATGTCACCTGCTCAATTTATCAGAGGCGAGGCTAAATTCCCCGGTTTTTTTCCAACAATCTAGTTAATTTAGGTAATAGGAAGTGGAGTAATATTACTGGACAATAATAGGTTTCCTCTTACCAAACCCCCTTTTCTTAGTGGGACATGTTGATATTTATATGGGACAATGTGGAGGGAAGAACAGTGGGGTCCGAGTCCCTAGAAATATGATTGAGACAGCGTATTAGTCTGACTAGACAACTCTGGACAATCTGCAGAGCGATCCAGAGGTCTTGTCCACTCTGCAGACGTCAGAACACTGGACAGGACCTAAGTTGTAATGTCAGACACAGCATCACTTCGAGATAGTGGGTATGGTGATCACCTCAGCCATCCGTGGGCGGGGTATATTTGAGGTGATCAGGACAGGTAGACATCCTCAAGCCGAGCTGTAATGACAGATCAGGTGAGCACCTCGACTCGGTTAGACGGATCCGAGGTGACCGTCGTCAGGTGGTCAGACGGGAAATGGGGCTCAGCCTGACTAAGCCGAGCTGGAATGACCATCCTCACCCTCCATTCCACTTGAATAGTTTGTTGGAAATGTACATTTAGTCTACTGTTTTTCTAAAATACTTTTACATTATCTCTTTACATTAATTGCAATAACAATATTGACGAAATGTGCACTATTTAAGGTAATGAATGAACAATGTAGGTTATATCACTGATAACAAAGTACATTAAATAAGAatattttaaagaaattaaaaattaattatatttttcaattgaaaaataaattataatttaagacggatgaaaaagaaaaacaaaactgtCAAGTGGGGTTTTTTAAGCCATGCAACTTTATATAATAGGCGGCTGCTGGGGTGAATGAAATAGTCCAACGGATGCCTATGATGTCTTCTAAACAGTTGTTGGAAACGATGTCAACAACCCATGacgtgcaaaaaaaaaaattttaacacaTTTGAAAAGTTCAAAATAGTTGGCTTGCTCTAAGGAGTAACGGAAAACATTTGAATAGCACTTCATTTGCAGTTGGGTACCAGAGGGATGATTGATGAGGTTTGATCGGTTTAATGGGAACTTGGAATtgtatatgttttaaaaaagATTATACTTGTATGGACTTATTTAAATTATTGAGACATCAATTATGAGCTTTAGAAATTCAAACCATAGGAGGGAGACAACCTTGCGTACAAatctttctttttcatattttaaagTTAGTAGTACATGTTTCCATTCCATACAATAATACATCACAAGAGATTAGTTGTACCCGCCATTTTCGTTTTGGTCAACTATCGCTTGCTTACATCTCTAATTTCTGGGCACATACTGTATTAATATTTAATAGTACCAGATGGCCGCCCTTCTTCTTATCTTAGTAGTAGTAAAATTGATAAAGGTAGCAGGACTGAGCTGAGCAGGAGGAGAGAAATCATCAGTTGGCCATTGTAGAGGGACGGACAAGTTTATAAGCATGAAGACGAAGAAGATGACAGCAGTGGTTGCAATGCTCTGGTGGGCGGTAATGTTGGGCGGCGTGGCAATGCCATTGGCTCGTGGCAGCAGCATTGATCAAAGTCCCCAGGCGGTGGAGAAATGGTTCGAAGAGCTTCCTCATGCAAAGGAGAAGCTGACAAAGCTTCACTTCTACCTTCACGACAACATAACTGCCCAAAACCCCACCGCTATTCAAGTGGCTCAAGCCAACATCACTAGCAAATCACCAACAATGTTTGGCGCAACTTTCGTCCTCGAGGACCCGTTGACCTTGGGACCGGACCCCAGTTCCAAGATCATAGGTCATGCCCAGGGTATATATAGTTCGGTATCGAAAGAGGAAACTTCACTCATTCTGATCCTGAACTTGGTATTCACCCATGGCAAGTTCGAAGGTAGCACCCTCAGCCTTCTAGGCATCGATCCCATATTGCACCAGTACAGGGAGCTGCCAATACTGGGTGGTACTGGGGTTTTCCGACTGGCCCGCGGAATAGCCACTGCAcaaacctatactttcaatgctaCGACCCTTAATGCTATCGTTGAGTACCACGTTCTCGTTATACATTATTGACCCTGATGGAAAATGGCATTCATTCGTTCCTCCTATCTTCCttgtactactactactactactactttttttcctttcttttattctgGACTGTTCTCTGCTTTGTTTGTCAGATAATATTACATATTTTCATGGCCTTCTTTTCATGTTAAGGATTTAATTCTTGAACAATGTAATGCTGACATAATAGCACAAGAATGTAATGGCTGAAATAAGGGCGCAAGTATGAaaaggttttctttctttctttttttttccccgcTCCTATCTGTTTGGTCTCTTTCTTAATAATACTGATGTTCAGATAATAGTGAGAGCTTTTCCACCCattttcattcctttttctGCCTTCATTGTTTGTTatgatttattttccttaacctttccttttctattttctatttGTATTACTTTTATACTATTGGCATAAAAATATTtgttattgtgtttttttttttggtcccaCACATTGCAAGGAGGACATTTTGTCATTTAGACAACATCATCGTTAGGTTCGTTAGTTGGGTTCAGACATCCCGTCATAGAGCCCGACAAGTCATCTATCTCTCTTGCAGTCTGAGTCCTGTGCCCGCCTAATGCAACTTCATATGGCGCATGTTAAAAAAACAACCGCAAATCAGAAACGGGCCTCTTCAGCTAAATTCTGTCTACTTCCATCTGATCGAAGTAATCTTTATGCTACTCCAATATCTAGTGTAAACTCATACTATTTTCTATAATCGCGAATATGCTCTAATATATAAATGGATAAATTTCACGATTATATCAAAATTATATATACGAAGTCACATCGACTGGTAGAAGAATAACATCAACTGGATAGGCCCGAATCTCCAACGCATCTGTGGCTCATTTACTAAGGTGCAGGAGTAAAAACAGCCCTTGACACCATCTGGAACGTGACCACAGCAGATCCATACCGAAATTATGAGCCGTCAAATACGAGTAACATGTTCTCAATGGATCCCATGCAATCGTTTTTGCTTATAGATGAATTGGATTCTGTCTTCTCCCAAGAAACTTAAATGCAACAAAACTACAAAACACAGTCCAGAAGCCACATTCTTGGAAAAACTCAATGACCATGATACAGCAATCTAAACCCGAAGGAGAACTTGACCCTATTATATATGGTAAACCCACAATCTGGTATAAAGTTGTCTTATTACACCCccaaaatgatttgaaaaacaaaactaagaatAGTAAACTACCGAAAGACATTCTGGGGACTAATTTACATGCTCGAAGGAGTTTAGGATAATGAAAAGACTGTCTAACAGGCCATCACAGTGGTCATGCTCACGTCTTCATCATGCAACGGCCAAATCTTACGGAATTAATGTTGGTGTTGCTCGTCATACGAGTC contains:
- the LOC113758548 gene encoding dirigent protein 21-like — encoded protein: MRKTTLSFLLVVFAIVMTAMAPPVHGQINPDDQSPKAVERWFKKLGHAKQEKLTKLHFYFHDILSGNKPTAVQVAQANITSKSPTLFGIVNVMDDPLTVGPEPDSRIIGFAQGLYASASQEDVGLLMTLNFVFTDGKYNGSTLSILGRNPVFHKYRELPILGGSGVFRLARGIATAKTHTFNATTGDAIVEYHVIVMHY
- the LOC113758555 gene encoding dirigent protein 23-like, which encodes MKTKKMTAVVAMLWWAVMLGGVAMPLARGSSIDQSPQAVEKWFEELPHAKEKLTKLHFYLHDNITAQNPTAIQVAQANITSKSPTMFGATFVLEDPLTLGPDPSSKIIGHAQGIYSSVSKEETSLILILNLVFTHGKFEGSTLSLLGIDPILHQYRELPILGGTGVFRLARGIATAQTYTFNATTLNAIVEYHVLVIHY